The following are from one region of the Plutella xylostella chromosome 21, ilPluXylo3.1, whole genome shotgun sequence genome:
- the LOC105387078 gene encoding uncharacterized protein LOC105387078 → MKLMSSLLFGVLLAVSALALRGHSGNRYFYSTRQLIESREKQKTMLMNTNGGALIHKTFPLESEEIGPSNCQQCSQCINLAVLAINKTTHLAPHTTRKPFEETLRQDMLAGPRRHVKSWRRPKRFIDPKNMPSRFNIKLDNARERLRNSRSRKAITVTKYKKNGRVVALKIKEIHRQAVNDPTDLYGGKTCRVYVVKDSFDCQAADGPYFLKSEQTGEKMHPRLQYEALQDLVDKINKQTSNILRKRDVNSQSDVNSQSDVNFFNNYYERKSLVRKNIFNNRSIP, encoded by the exons ATGAAGCTAATGAGTTCTCTCCTGTTTGGTGTCCTGCTGGCGGTGTCAGCTTTGGCGTTGAGAG GTCACTCAGGCAACCGATACTTTTACAGCACTCGCCAACTCATAGAATCTAgagaaaaacaaaagacaatGCTCATGAATACCAACGGCGGTGCTCTTATACACAAAACCTTCCCTCTGGAGTCAGAAGAAATCGGTCCTAGCAACTGCCAACAATGTAGCCAGTGTATTAACTTAGCTGTCCTAGCTATTAACAAGACTACACATTTGGCGCCACACACCACAAGGAAACCATTTGAAGAAACATTGCGCCAGGACATGCTCGCAGGGCCAAGAAGACATGTCAAGTCTTGGAGACGGCCGAAGCGGTTCATTGACCCAAAGAATATGCCTTCAAGGTTTAATATAAAACTGGACAACGCCCGCGAACGCCTCCGCAACTCGAGGTCTCGTAAGGCCATCACAGTCACTAAATACAAGAAGAACGGTCGGGTTGTCGCCTTGAAAATCAAAGAAATACACCGACAAGCGGTTAATGACCCGACCGATTTATATGGTGGCAAAACTTGTAGAGTTTATGTTGTTAAGGATTCCTTCGATTGCCAAGCAGCCGATGGACCATATTTCCTGAAAAGTGAACAGACAGGGGAAAAAATGCACCCGCGGTTACAATACGAGGCTTTGCAAGACCTGGTAGACAAGATAAACAAGCAGACTTCCAATATTTTAAGAAAGAGGGACGTTAATAGTCAGTCGGACGTCAATAGTCAGTCggatgttaatttttttaataattattatgaaaggAAATCACTAGtgaggaaaaatattttcaataatcGTAGTATTCCTTAG
- the LOC105387084 gene encoding pancreatic triacylglycerol lipase produces the protein MGIQTAFVLVLAVYLVQSSPVNDEFEANLEKERALYPRYVEFPGPEGEPVAADLHEPVDHSVLDDTARNPRRNAYWLYTRSNSRYQTLTFGDERSVRNSNFDANKETIIIAHGWINSGNSEPNPTVRKAFLDQKDVNVITVDWRRLARSGYVTAASGVPAVGEAVGHFVNWLHTAFGLRYENVHLIGFSLGAHLVGNAGRATGGRVARVTGLDPAGPLWNYNRKRLSATDGVYVEAIHTDGGYTMGGLGIGSAIAQVDFFPNGGISQPGCMTNVCNHNHAWALFAATVTHNHLQGNRCSNGLQITLNNCRGELLSMGNSDLRKTGNRGSYRLDTKRRYPY, from the exons ATGGGGATTCAGACTGCTTTTGTATTGGTTTTGGCTG TATACCTAGTACAGTCGTCCCCAGTTAACGATGAGTTTGAAGCCAACCTTGAGAAAGAGAGGGCTCTGTACCCAAGGTACGTGGAGTTCCCCGGCCCTGAGGGGGAGCCAGTAGCAGCTGACCTGCATGAGCCGGTAGACCACTCCGTGCTTGATGATACCGCTAGGAACCCGAGGAGAAACGCCTACTGGTTGTATACTAG GAGCAACTCTCGCTACCAAACTTTGACGTTTGGTGATGAGAGGTCGGTACGGAACTCAAACTTCGACGCTAACAAGGAAACCATCATCATCGCCCATGGCTGGATCAACAGTGGTAACTCGGAACCCAACCCTACCGTCAGAAAGG CATTCCTAGACCAAAAGGACGTGAACGTGATCACGGTGGACTGGCGCCGGCTGGCCCGGTCCGGCTACGTGACCGCCGCGTCCGGGGTCCCGGCTGTGGGCGAGGCCGTCGGGCACTTCGTCAACTGGCTCCACACGGCTTTCGGGCTTCGCTACGAGAATGTGCATCTGATCGGGTTCTCGCTCGGAGCGCATCTCGTGGGCAACGCTGGTCGCGCCACGGGGGGACGGGTTGCTAGAGTTACAG GTCTTGACCCTGCCGGCCCTCTATGGAACTACAACCGGAAGCGCCTGTCTGCAACTGACGGAGTCTACGTGGAGGCCATCCACACGGACGGAGGCTACACCATGGGCGGCCTCGGCATTGGCTCAGCCATAGCTCAAGTGGACTTCTTCCCCAACGGGGGAATCTCCCAGCCAGGCTGCATGACGAATGTCTGCAACCACAACCACGCGTGGGCGCTGTTCGCTGCGACCGTCACTCACAATCATCTGCAAGGGAACCGGTGCTCTAATGGCCTGCAGATAACGTTGAACAACTGCCGCGGGGAACTGCTGAGCATGGGCAATTCTGACTTGAGGAAGACTGG GAACCGAGGATCTTACAGGCTCGACACGAAACGGAGGTATCCCTACTGA